GAATCAAAATCAGGCCCCTTCTGTTTCTGAGGATCTTAAAGTAGACTTCAGTGACACTAGTAACTTATCGCTCTAATAAAGATGCACTATCCCTTATTGATGTTACTTTGAACTACACAGTATATCAAGATATATACAACAGTTTATCCTCTCACTGAGCAAAAACAACTGGATACCTATTTTCTACACATTTTAATATGGTTTTAATATCAAGTAACCACAAACAAGAAAGTGGAATAACCCTTTAATCATACAGAATAGAAGGGGAACAATTAAGTAAAACAGGATGggattttattattatcttGTATTCTGAGATTTGTCCTGAACTCCACCTACTGTTCACTGAGGAATGATAATGCATCTTTAGAAACATAtctctttttacattttatacagacaacaacaaaacccagaatgttttctttaaagaataggaaaaaaattactagcctaaaaaaagaagtttggagtacttttaatgctttctttattATATCCAAGtcttgaacagaaaaaaagatgtaaacatgataaataaataataaaatatagaTTGTTCCCCCCACCTCTTAAAATGTTTGACTTGGCCTTCCTAATGAACTTGCAAGTGTCACAATAATAAGATTTCTTACATTTCAGAAGTCTGTtttaggataaaaaaaaaaaaaaccaaccccaacaagaaaggaaaaaaaaaaaaaaaaaaaaagcaacaaccaaACACCAGGAAGGTGAGTTGGGAGGATGTTAAATTAATGGCAGGCAGATCTGCTAGAGCAGGCACAAGACGGCTGCCTGCCAATAAATAATAAGATACCAGGGAAGAGGGGGGTGTcttaggtttttgttttttcttttcatttaggACGAAGGCCAGGTGGATCCTACATACAGTAAGCAGCAAAATTAAAGGTTCAGATGAACTAAATAGatcatttaaataataattataaaaacacaacagagaGCTACTGTCCCCAACATGTTGGTCCCAaatcccatcacaccacaagCAGTTTGAGACTTACCCAGTCTCCACACCTACAAAAAAGGAATGGATGAAGGCAATGCCGCAactgggaagggggaaggaggaacTAGGGAAAAACTAGAACAGCAAACATCACCTGGAAGCTGAATGTTTCCTTCAATGCAGCTGCTActgctcctcccagtttggCATTGATTAATTTAAGATGTTATTAGAAGCTTAACTGGGCCAGTCACTAGTGGGCTGACCCAACACCACCTGAAATTCCCTGGGCTTTTTTCTACTGACTCAACAACTCTCGGTCAGACACTAGTTATAACAATTCCCACATCCCCATTACATGCAGAACATGGAGACACTACATTTAGGAATTGGCAGAAAAGGTACTCATGGAAAATACCACTTTGGGGATGGGGAAGACAGTCAATTCCCAAAAAGCACACCAGTaaacctgaaaagaaagcagggCCAgaccaaaacagcagcagagctcaagTTGTACCTGTCTGCCAGAAACTAAACAAAAGTAAGGCTGATCCACAAAATACAGAAGGCAGGAGGCCAGTGATCCCAACACAGACGTCCTCTGAGAGATCTGAGGGACAAAACAGGCACGCACAaagtatttgggtttttttccagatagtatagaaaataaaaataactctttTCTGGGCAGTTTTACATGGATCCCATCTGTTATGACAGGACAGGAAAGGGGACCGTCCTGTCCTGTCTCTGAGAAGGTCAATGACAAAGTAGCAGGCAGTGCGGCAAGGGCCAGCTGCGGCTCCTTTTGGCAATGATTCAGTGAGCAAAATTAACGGCAGATTTTTGTTGTTCCACTAGAAGTTAGGCTAACTTGGGTTTGAGGAGGCACCTGACTCCCTGAAAGCCCTAGTAGCAATGGTCCTGATCTCCCGGGAGACAGCGATCCTGGTCAGCTAGCCTCCAAAGTAGCTGTATCACTTTAGGACTGACCACTTGTCAATGCCACTATCTGCTCAAAAATGGGTGGCAATGACATGCAGACATATTTTATTGAACAGATTTTTTAGATTTTAGATTTCAAATCCAGGCTGGTCCAAACAAGCATCTGGGAAAATGGAGacagagaaacagcagtttCACCTAAAGTGATATCATCTACATAAACCCCTATGAAAACAGGATCCTCTGTGCTAACTACAGGAATTTTAAGGTCTACtttattaaaaaggaagttttgaTGTTCATATAGGgacaagagaactcctttatcATTTTACTTATTGTGTAAGCTCAATTTGAAATCTCTAGCACTGGTGTAATGATGGAAGTGTTTaagcaatacagaaaaagcCTGAATCACAATCAGctttatgaaacaaaaagatCACTCGTATCTATTTCTGGCAGGTTTGGTAAATATCtgggtttaaaaataacagtaataataaaaaagcaaagtctGCCTTCAGAGCCAAAGTCATGTCCCTTTGAAATGATTCAAGGAATAGGCAGTGGCCAGGGTTTGAGGGAAGCCAGCCCTGCTGAGTAAAAGTCTGGATCCACAAGACTGAAGCCCCTTAATTCCCAGTGGAGTTGGTGGGGACTGCAGTAATTTAGCATTTCATGAGACTGGCCCTATAATTGCATATTGCATTCCTCCAGGTCCAGCCTGACCAAGAAATACCCTGGTTTcagttgattaaaaaaaataacacatatatatatatataagaacAAGAAAATCTCACACCAAAATAAATAGCTGCCACCACAGCTTCGACAGGCAGGACCAAAGAGACATCCCCTAATGGCTTAGCTGGCAAGCCTGGCAATCCTAGTGTGCACGTGGTCATGGTTTGTCAGTGCCTTGACATCAACAGGAATTGAGCTTGACTCCAAGTGGGAACATATTACACAGATTGCTGTTTTCAGTAGTGAACATCAGTGCTGGAGAGCTTGTGCCCTCTGTGAGCACTTAGTAGTAGCAGTCAAGCCCACAGGTTGGAGAAGACAAGGACCCAGGGCTAGGAGAAAAGCCCtctgatttggttttttttttgtcttcaggcCAATcaacccccaaaaaatcagATCAATTACAACGCAAAAATTACAAACCCTAAAAAACCTACAGAGGCCAAAGACCAAGGTGCAAATAATGGTAATcaatttttcctctgctgtcaATTTGTCATTCATAACCAGAGGTTATCAGAAGTTCTGCTCTAGTTCAAACAGGTCATCACTTCAACCACGCCATTCCTGCTTGGTCAGGAGTGCCTTGTGGCCTGTGCTGGAAGGCTGGACCACTGCCTTCTCCCCAACCTTGGAAACTGGGAATCTCTGAGCAAACAACACCCCCTCGTATCAACTGGTAGATGCgtgctgcttgctttcccaACAATGGAAAAGTCAGCAAGAATACAGCCAGCTAGTTTCACCCTCTTATCCACTGACAGTCTCCATCCTAGATTTATAGGCATGTGGTGCCACCTCTTTTTCGGTAGCATGTTCTGCAAATATGGCCAAGGGGAGGGGAGGATTTACTAACAGGAAGAGATCGGCTTCTGAGTCAGGAGCCCTGATGGGGAGGAAGATGCAATACTCCCTAGACAGCAGGCAgcccaggaaaagaaaacaacaagcAGTAGATTTGATATCCACCAAACTGGGATAAAACCCTGCCCAAAGACACTGGTAagtgccagcccagcagctttTCTGATGCTACTTTGGCCCTGAGATGCTAACTTGTTTTTTGAGGAGTCCAAGGGGATAAAtgtatcttcattttaaaaaagaaaggcttcTACATGAGCCTCCTGCTGTCTCTGTTCACCATCTCTGTGCCCCAGGCCAGAGTTACAGgctctgtctttgctgctgAGTCCTCGGGCTCCTCTTGGTCCCCTCCTCTCCCAGACCTTCCAGCcacccctctcctgcctgggCAACCCTGTGtttcccacagcctgtcccaaaaGGAAAGATCCTAACAAGCCTTTAAAGTTCAGAGCAACTGGATGAAATGTCATGGGATCGACAACATTGGAAATGATAAGcgcagagagagagagaacgagagaaagagggaaagagagaagttGCAAGATCAACTAACCAGAATGATCTAAGCACAGAGCACAACTGATCAGATCAATTCATAAAGGGAAGGGACGACTAGCAACCGCCTGCAGCTCGCCTTTAGTCCTGGCCAGGGGTGCTCCCCAAGTCCACTACGGCCGTGAAGAGGTTTCCATAGGCAGTTGCTACAGAAGGGACATCACCCTCTCCAAACAGTCCTGGTGCGTCAGTCCCACCCTTGCCGTTTCTTGCCTCCAGGGAGCTGGTGTTGGTCCTCACTCTCcttcctggagctgcagcacttCCCCATCCTTGTTCTTGCTGCCCTTGTGCTTGAACGATCCCATGCCTGTCTCTAATCCCATGGAGGGGGGCTCCCCCCATGGTACTGGGGGGGATGTAACACACTGGCAAAATGGGGGGCCGCAGGGGAATTACAATGCCAGCAAGGTGGGAGAGTTCAAGGAATCCGAGGACTGgtcaccactgctgctgctcctccgGTGAGCTTTGGAGCAGGACTCGGACGGGGAGAGAGGAGACTCCTGATCCAACACATTGGGGTAGGTGAACACCAAGTTGGAAGAGCCAGGAGTGATGGCTGGTGTTGAGGTCACCACGATGGGAGTGTTGAGTGCCTCCTCCCCATAAAAACCTCCAGCAATGCTGATGGGCTTAATGACAGACCTCTGGCCTTTGTCAAGGACCAAAGAGGAAGATGGGATCTCTTCCTCCACAGGCTCCTGCTTCACCACCACCGCTCCGCTTGCTCCAGTCCGAACACTCTGGAGACTGCTGGATGGTGGGCTCCGACGTTCCTCAGGGCTGATTTTGCACACAGGGCTATGAGCCACGAGCATAAACTCcagcttctccttctccttctggaGCTCAGCGATCTCCTTTTGCAGCACTGACTTCTCCTCTTCCAGCACTTCAGTTTCCTGCAGACAGAAGTGGAATAAGTAAATATCATAGGCTCTGGAACTGCTCCTCGCCTGGAACATGGCCATCAAGTCCAGTTCCCATCTGGCATGGGCAGATACACCCCAGACTCTTCATGAGCCAAGCAGGCACCAGGTCATTGCCAGCTGAGCATCTTGTGTTTCATGTGCCTACCAGTAGGCTATTCCCAAACTCCCCTGATCTAGGGGTTATAAATAGTCTTCTCATGAGCTTGCCTTAATTTTCTCATGGCCAGCTTCTATCACTCTGTCCTGGCCTATGACTTCACCCTTCTCTCTTGCTGTCTGCCTGACAGACACCCTGGCAGAGCACACTCAGATCTCCTCccattgttttttgttttaggtAAGTCATATTCTTTTCACCTAGATGGAGGCCATGTACAGCAATCTCTAAACTGTTTCCgttatttctgtattctttctGCAGTGAATATTCCAGATTAGGTCTGACACTTGCCTGACTCCGGCACAAAGGTGTAACACTTTCATCTCCACTGGGTAGTCCCTTGACACACCCCAGGATTAATACGTTCTTTCCCATGGTCACATCACACTGATGGCTCACAGTCAATCTGCGAGCAATTAGTACCTTCCTGTATGAGGAGCTCACCGTTCCAAAGAACTCGCTCTCAGTCCTTCAGGATACGACCTCCCACTTTGCACTCCTCTCACTCCTATTACTTTAGTCATGACAATCCTTAAATTCTTCCTATAGGATGTTCTGCCCCCCCTACACTGAGAAGACCTCCCAAATTTGAGTCAGCAGCACGTTTCACTGGTgtgctttcactgctgctgttgcactGCTTAATAAGATCATCAAATAAAACCCGCCCCAAGCTAGTTCTTAAGCAGGAGAGCTGGAgtcttccctccagcctcttTCAACACATCCCATCCTTGACTCCACTTCAGTCAGTCCCTGGCCTCACCGTTCTTGTGCTCATCCCTACCTTCTCCAGCTTAACTAGTTATTCCCCCTGTGGGACCAGACTACACGTCTCTGTGGTGCTTCCTTTGTGCAGGAAATCAGTTACCCCCACCAAAGAAAGGTTAGGCTAAAGGATGTAGCTTTGATAGGTAGCCAAAACATCTGcctcattttctgctgctttcagatgATCCTATCATCTTCAGTGCTTTTGTCTTCAAAACCTGCCTTTGAGGCACACAGCATCTTTATTTCCACT
The nucleotide sequence above comes from Falco biarmicus isolate bFalBia1 chromosome 12, bFalBia1.pri, whole genome shotgun sequence. Encoded proteins:
- the FOSL2 gene encoding fos-related antigen 2 isoform X1; its protein translation is MYQDYPGNFDTSSRGSSGSPGHPETYSTGAAQQKFRVDMPGSGSAFIPTINAITTSQDLQWMVQPTVITSMSSPYSRSHPYSHPLPPLSSVAGHTALQRPGVIKTIGTTVGRRRRDEQLSPEEEEKRRIRRERNKLAAAKCRNRRRELTEKLQAETEVLEEEKSVLQKEIAELQKEKEKLEFMLVAHSPVCKISPEERRSPPSSSLQSVRTGASGAVVVKQEPVEEEIPSSSLVLDKGQRSVIKPISIAGGFYGEEALNTPIVVTSTPAITPGSSNLVFTYPNVLDQESPLSPSESCSKAHRRSSSSGDQSSDSLNSPTLLAL
- the FOSL2 gene encoding fos-related antigen 2 isoform X2; this encodes MPGSGSAFIPTINAITTSQDLQWMVQPTVITSMSSPYSRSHPYSHPLPPLSSVAGHTALQRPGVIKTIGTTVGRRRRDEQLSPEEEEKRRIRRERNKLAAAKCRNRRRELTEKLQAETEVLEEEKSVLQKEIAELQKEKEKLEFMLVAHSPVCKISPEERRSPPSSSLQSVRTGASGAVVVKQEPVEEEIPSSSLVLDKGQRSVIKPISIAGGFYGEEALNTPIVVTSTPAITPGSSNLVFTYPNVLDQESPLSPSESCSKAHRRSSSSGDQSSDSLNSPTLLAL